In Helicobacter pylori Shi112, the genomic window AAAAGCGGGCTTTATCCCAATTGTGAGTCTCTTTTCAGATCGCTATATTGCTTGATGGCTTTGAGTATTTTTTAATTTTATGATTGAAGTTCAATTAAAAACAGAGCCTTAATTTTTAACAAATCTTGCTTTATTTAATATTTTTAATATTTTATTAATGTTTTCATGTAAGATCTGTGTTTTAGAGATTTCTACCTCTTGTCATTGGACTATTTTGATGATCAATCTTTAGAAGAAAAAACCATAAAGATGTAGTATCCTATGCCTATAAGAAAAACAAGAATTAAGAAAATGAGTAATCCCCACTCTAAAGAATCCATAACTCCTCTTTAAAGAATGTCAAAAGTGGTGCGCTTGGCAGGACTCGAACCTGCGACCTACGGCTTAGAAGGCTGTTGCTCTATCCAGCTGAGCTACAAGCGCATGATGCTGGCGTTAGGTGGTGCGCCCGAAGGGAGTCGAACCCCTAACCCCCAGATCCGAAGTCTGGTGCTCTATCCAATTGAGCTACGAACGCTTACAATTCAAATAAAGAAACGACTAATATAAACTTGGTAAAACGCTTATTTAATGAGATGGGGTGGAAGATGGGAATTGAACCCACGACCCTCAGGACCACAATCTGATGCTCTAACCGACTGAGCTACTCCCACCATTCAATGAAAGGAAGCGACATTCTACCAAAGAATTTTAAACAGAACAATAAATTATGCAAAAAAGTGGTCGGGGCGAAAGGATTCGAACCTTCGACCCCTTGGTCCCAAACCAAGTGCGCTAACCAGACTGCGCTACGCCCCGAAATTTTTCACATAAATTGTTATTATAACTGAATTTTTTGATTTTTGAGCGTAATTTTAAAAAATAACACTCAAAAAACTGCAACAGCAACAAAAACCACCCAAAATCAACCCCCCATTCTTTAAAAAACCATTTAAAGCGGCTCTAAAAACTACTTTCGTTTTTTCATTTCACTAGAAACTTTTTCATAACGTTCCATGTGTTTTTTGCTTAACTCTTTGGTGATACTCACCATCACTTTGTGATAGGCTTGATTCATGATTTTTTTAATGGCTTGGTCATGGTCGGTTTCTTTAATCTTATGCACAAAAGTTTTGGGGACAAAACCTCCAGAATTGGTGCGCCGCAATTCCACTCTTTCAATCACAGCCTTAATCTTTGAAACATCAATACCAAAACTATGGATAATATCTTCACTTTTTGGCTCAACAAAATTCAAGTTCAAATACCCTGAAGACATGTCTATAACTTTTTCTTCATTAAGCGCATCGCTCTCTTCTACAATATCTTCTAAGATAGCCACATTCCCATCCATGTGCAAAACGAGCAACGCTTTTTCTTTGATGTCTTGAGGGATTTCGCTAACATCTTTAAATTGCGAAACGCTGTAGCCTTTCCTCTCTAAAAAACTGCTCAATTGGAGGAATAAAGACTTCTCAAACTCTTTTTGATAATTTTCAGGGATAACTTTATTGGCCTCTATCTTAGGATCAATTAAGACAACTAAATGGTTATTTTTAGGCTCTTGTTTGCCTTTAATAGGATAGTGGAAATGCAACTCCACGGACTCGCCCGTATTATTGTGCTGTTGCTTTGCAGGCATTCCATCAGCTAGAGCCGTATAAAACGCCCCACTCACTAATAACGATCCTAAAACTACCGCTAAACTACCTTTTTTCATTAAATTCCTTTCTTTCTTTTTCTTTAAAATCAATTTCTAATCTTACCCAAAAAATCCCACTTTTTATCTCTATTTTTTGAGATAATCATTCCCATTCAATCGTTCCTGGTGGTTTAGAGGTAATATCATACACCACCCTATTGATACCGCTCACTTCATTAGTGATACGATTAGAAACCTTTTCTAAAAAAGAATGCTCCAAAAATGAAAAGCTCGCTGTCATGCCATCGCTCGCATTCACCGCTCTTAAACAAATAGCGTTTTCATAAGTGCGATTATCCCCCATAACCCCCACAGAATTGACATTCAACAGCACGCAAAAAGCCTGCCAAACCTTGTCATACAGATCCGCCTTTTTAAGCTCTTCTATAAAAATAAAATCCGCTTCTTGCAAGCATCTGATCTTACTCTCGCTGACTTCGCCTAAAATCCTTATCGCAAGTCCAGGCCCTGGAAAGGGGTGGCGCATTAAAAAATCCTGGCTCACACCCAATTCCTTACCCAACAAACGGACCTCATCTTTAAACAATTCCCTTAAAGGCTCTATGAGTTTAAAGTCCATCCATTCAGGCAATCCGCCCACATTATGGTGGGTTTTGATCACTTTTGAAGGCCCTTTAACGCTCACGGATTCAATCACATCAGGGTATAAAGTGCCTTGGGCTAAAAACTCAATTTTGCCTTTTAAATGGTGCTTCTTGGCTTCTTTTTCAAACACTTCAATAAAGGTTTCGCCGATGATTTTTCGCTTCCATTCAGGCTCGCTCACGCCCTTTAATTTAGACAAAAAGATTTCTTTAGCGTCTATCGTGTTTAAAGGGATTTGCAAGTCTTTAAACATCGCTTGCACTTTTTCTTTTTCATTTTTACGCA contains:
- the hpaA2 gene encoding HpaA2 protein codes for the protein MKKGSLAVVLGSLLVSGAFYTALADGMPAKQQHNNTGESVELHFHYPIKGKQEPKNNHLVVLIDPKIEANKVIPENYQKEFEKSLFLQLSSFLERKGYSVSQFKDVSEIPQDIKEKALLVLHMDGNVAILEDIVEESDALNEEKVIDMSSGYLNLNFVEPKSEDIIHSFGIDVSKIKAVIERVELRRTNSGGFVPKTFVHKIKETDHDQAIKKIMNQAYHKVMVSITKELSKKHMERYEKVSSEMKKRK
- the guaA gene encoding glutamine-hydrolyzing GMP synthase codes for the protein MILVLDFGSQYTQLIARRLRESGIYAEIVPFFESIENIQKKAPKGLILSGGPASVYAKDAYKPSEKIFDLDLPILGICYGMQYLVDFFGGVVACANEQEFGKAVLEITQDSVIFEGVKIKSLVWMSHMDKVIELPKGFTTLAKSPNSPHCAIESAKIFGLQFHPEVIQSEEGGKILENFALLVCGCEKTWGMQHFAQREMARLKEKIANAKVLCAVSGGVDSTVVATLLYRAIKDNLIAVFVDHGLLRKNEKEKVQAMFKDLQIPLNTIDAKEIFLSKLKGVSEPEWKRKIIGETFIEVFEKEAKKHHLKGKIEFLAQGTLYPDVIESVSVKGPSKVIKTHHNVGGLPEWMDFKLIEPLRELFKDEVRLLGKELGVSQDFLMRHPFPGPGLAIRILGEVSESKIRCLQEADFIFIEELKKADLYDKVWQAFCVLLNVNSVGVMGDNRTYENAICLRAVNASDGMTASFSFLEHSFLEKVSNRITNEVSGINRVVYDITSKPPGTIEWE